From one Cardiocondyla obscurior isolate alpha-2009 linkage group LG06, Cobs3.1, whole genome shotgun sequence genomic stretch:
- the Evi5 gene encoding ecotropic viral integration site 5 ortholog isoform X4 — MSVLCLCTSSIHQSTRNVTQTGKILPSPPSDTLCEQRTTPSQEIPTDELALLAKLEEANRLIESDAKSLNSLQSNHSRKGSDTSQVSVASGGSGDAAPRRHNPADGEENTWTLWGHIVADWEYHWKKRKEFVKELVRQGIPHHFRGIVWQLLSGAHDSPVKKQFAEYIKATSACERIIRRDIARTYPEHDFFKEKDGFGQESLFNVMKAYSLHDREVGYCQGSGFIVGLLLMQQMPEEEAFAVLVALMQEYRLRDMFKPSMAELGVCMYQLEHLVADAHPELHAHFTAQGFHTSMYASSWFLTLFTTALSLPLACRIFDVFLSEGMEIIFKVALAMLQLGKEDLLSLDMEGMLKFFQKQLPGKAEKDPDGLMTLAYGMKINPKRMKKLEKDYTILKMKEQEEMVELRRLRAENRLLRQRTELLEAESAELADRLVRGQVSRAEEEETAFIAQRELAALRHSHLETSHQLEQAHEELRSLSILLEENVTSRQSSLDEILVKQEALSQKEEMIQCLQEELVRVRLHEAENDALIRELRGRIQELEQDKKTLRESTPDNSVAHLQEELIAVKLREAEANLSLKDLRQRVMELSATWQRHLQEHRSAQSAPAADSTPKKLLFWENRGHEVQKYEEELMTTRIREMEALTEVKELRLKVMELETQVQVATNQLRRQDEGGKVLKDELETALAREKDLAAKLREQQHKYSDLESKMKDETMMARIRDAEHAQQVAELTQKISLLELKNEEMHAEGELRNNLDDSEKVRELQDKVAELKAEVMRLESWKQRWTGLGGQTVRSFSVDTESELDERDLRICLQDHINTTTPNSPEV; from the exons ATGAGCGTGCTGTGTTTATGCACCTCCAGCATCCACCAATCTACCCGTAACGTCACACAGACCGGCAAAATACTTCCGAGTCCGCCGTCAGACACTCTTTGCGAGCAGCGAACTACGCCCTCGCAGGAAATACCCACTGACGAGCTGGCTCTATTAGCTAAACTGGAAGAAGCCAATAG gcTGATTGAATCCGATGCAAAGTCACTGAATTCTCTCCAAAGCAATCACAGCAGGAAAGGTTCCGATACATCGCAGGTGTCTGTGGCGTCGGGGGGCAGCGGCGATGCTGCACCCCGACGCCACAACCCAGCTGATGGCGAAGAAAACACGTGGACTCTCTGGGGTCACATAGTAGCTGATTGGGAATATCAttggaaaaaacgaaaagaatttGTTAAGGAATTGGTTCGCCAAGGCATACCTCATCATTTCAG GGGCATTGTTTGGCAATTACTAAGCGGTGCCCATGATTCTCCAGTTAAGAAACAATTCGCCGAATATATTAAAGCAACATCAGCCTGTGAGAGAATAATTAGAAGGGACATCGCTAGGACATATCCCGaacacgatttttttaaagagaaggATGGTTTTGGTCAAGAAAGTTTGTTTAACGTTATGAAAGCGTACAGCTTACATGATCGCGAAGTAGGATACTGCCAAGGTTCAGGATTCATCGTAGGATTACTTTTAATGCAG cAAATGCCAGAGGAAGAGGCTTTTGCTGTGCTCGTAGCGTTAATGCAAGAGTATCGTTTACGAGACATGTTCAAACCAAGTATGGCTGAATTAGGTGTATGCATGTATCAGTTGGAACATTTAGTCGCTGATGCACATCCCGAACTTCATGCTCACTTTACGGCCCAAGGTTTTCATACGTCAATGTATGCATCTTCTTGGTTTCTTACGTTATTTACTACAGCGCTAAGCCTTCCTCTAGCGTGCCGCATTTTTGACGTTTTTCTATCGGAGGgaatggaaattatttttaaagttgcATTAGCGATGCTGCAATTAGGCAAAGAAGATTTGCTCAGTTTGGATATGGAGGGCATGTTGAaa TTTTTTCAAAAGCAATTACCTGGAAAGGCCGAAAAAGATCCTGACGGCCTCATGACACTCGCGTATGGAATGAAAATTAATCCGAAACGaatgaaaaaattagaaaaagattaCACCATTTTAAAAATGAAGGAGCAAGAAGAAATGGTCGAGCTACGTAGGCTCAGAGCTGAAAATAGATTGCTTAGACAGAGAACTGAACTTCTAGAAGCAGAATCTGCCGAATTAGCCGACAGATTAGTTAGAGGTCAAGTATCACGCGCTGAAGAAGAAGAGACCGCTTTTATAGCACAGAGAGAATTGGCAGCGCTTCGCCATTCGCATCTCGAGACAAGTCATCAGCTCGAACAAGCTCATGAGGAATTGAGATCGTTATCGATTCTTCTTGAAGAAAATGTAACATCTAGACAATCGTCGCTCGATGAAATATTAGTAAAGCAAGAAGCGTTATCGCAAAAGGAAGAAATGATACAATGTTTGCAAGAGGAATTAGTTAGAGTCAGATTACACGAGGCAGAAAACGATGCACTAATTAGAGAACTCAGAGGAAGAATACAAGAATTAGAGCAAGATAAGAAGACTTTGCGTGAATCAACACCGGACAATTCTGTTGCACATTTACAAGAGGAACTTATTGCAGTTAAGCTTAGAGAAGCAGAAgccaatttatctttaaag GATCTGCGGCAGAGAGTGATGGAGCTAAGTGCAACTTGGCAGAGGCATTTACAAGAGCATCGATCTGCTCAATCAGCGCCCGCTGCTGATTCAACGCCaaagaaattacttttttgGGAAAATAGGGGTCACGAGGTGCAAAAGTACGAAGAAGAATTAATGACAACTAGAATTCGTGAAATGGAAGCATTGACTGAAGTTAAAGAGTTACGACTTAAAGTTATGGAACTGGAAACTCAAGTGCAGGTAGCAACTAATCAGCTTCGAAGACAAGACGAAGGTGGGAAAGTACTTAAAGACGAATTAGAAACTGCGTTAGCACGGGAGAAGGATCTAGCTGCCAAACTTAGAGAACAACAACATAAATATTCTGATCTTGAATCGAAAATGAAAGATGAGACTATGATGGCTAGGATACGCGATGCTGAACACGCGCAGCAAGTGGCGGAACTTACGCAGAAAATATCTCTGCTCGAATTAAAG AATGAGGAGATGCATGCGGAAGGCGAGcttagaaataatttagacGACAGTGAAAAAGTGAGGGAGCTTCAAGATAAAGTTGCTGAATTAAAGGCTGAG GTCATGAGACTAGAGAGCTGGAAACAACGGTGGACGGGACTCGGCGGCCAAACCGTGCGAAGTTTTAGCGTCGATACTGAAAGCGAATTGGACGAGCGGGATCTCAGAATTTGCTTGCAGGATCATATCAATACGACCACGCCAAACTCACCCGAGGTATAA
- the Evi5 gene encoding ecotropic viral integration site 5 ortholog isoform X1, with translation MVLRGLLAPAAARWRRIKTAKRGQNAAWDSVNAPAGQLGLSRYGPQVMSVLCLCTSSIHQSTRNVTQTGKILPSPPSDTLCEQRTTPSQEIPTDELALLAKLEEANRLIESDAKSLNSLQSNHSRKGSDTSQVSVASGGSGDAAPRRHNPADGEENTWTLWGHIVADWEYHWKKRKEFVKELVRQGIPHHFRGIVWQLLSGAHDSPVKKQFAEYIKATSACERIIRRDIARTYPEHDFFKEKDGFGQESLFNVMKAYSLHDREVGYCQGSGFIVGLLLMQQMPEEEAFAVLVALMQEYRLRDMFKPSMAELGVCMYQLEHLVADAHPELHAHFTAQGFHTSMYASSWFLTLFTTALSLPLACRIFDVFLSEGMEIIFKVALAMLQLGKEDLLSLDMEGMLKFFQKQLPGKAEKDPDGLMTLAYGMKINPKRMKKLEKDYTILKMKEQEEMVELRRLRAENRLLRQRTELLEAESAELADRLVRGQVSRAEEEETAFIAQRELAALRHSHLETSHQLEQAHEELRSLSILLEENVTSRQSSLDEILVKQEALSQKEEMIQCLQEELVRVRLHEAENDALIRELRGRIQELEQDKKTLRESTPDNSVAHLQEELIAVKLREAEANLSLKDLRQRVMELSATWQRHLQEHRSAQSAPAADSTPKKLLFWENRGHEVQKYEEELMTTRIREMEALTEVKELRLKVMELETQVQVATNQLRRQDEGGKVLKDELETALAREKDLAAKLREQQHKYSDLESKMKDETMMARIRDAEHAQQVAELTQKISLLELKNEEMHAEGELRNNLDDSEKVRELQDKVAELKAEVMRLESWKQRWTGLGGQTVRSFSVDTESELDERDLRICLQDHINTTTPNSPEV, from the exons ATGGTTCTTCGCGGGTTGTTGGCCCCTGCGGCAGCTCGTTGGAGGAGAATTAAAACCGCGAAGAG GGGCCAAAACGCTGCCTGGGATAGCGTAAACGCGCCTGCCGGCCAATTGGGATTGTCACGATATGGACCGCAGGTGATGAGCGTGCTGTGTTTATGCACCTCCAGCATCCACCAATCTACCCGTAACGTCACACAGACCGGCAAAATACTTCCGAGTCCGCCGTCAGACACTCTTTGCGAGCAGCGAACTACGCCCTCGCAGGAAATACCCACTGACGAGCTGGCTCTATTAGCTAAACTGGAAGAAGCCAATAG gcTGATTGAATCCGATGCAAAGTCACTGAATTCTCTCCAAAGCAATCACAGCAGGAAAGGTTCCGATACATCGCAGGTGTCTGTGGCGTCGGGGGGCAGCGGCGATGCTGCACCCCGACGCCACAACCCAGCTGATGGCGAAGAAAACACGTGGACTCTCTGGGGTCACATAGTAGCTGATTGGGAATATCAttggaaaaaacgaaaagaatttGTTAAGGAATTGGTTCGCCAAGGCATACCTCATCATTTCAG GGGCATTGTTTGGCAATTACTAAGCGGTGCCCATGATTCTCCAGTTAAGAAACAATTCGCCGAATATATTAAAGCAACATCAGCCTGTGAGAGAATAATTAGAAGGGACATCGCTAGGACATATCCCGaacacgatttttttaaagagaaggATGGTTTTGGTCAAGAAAGTTTGTTTAACGTTATGAAAGCGTACAGCTTACATGATCGCGAAGTAGGATACTGCCAAGGTTCAGGATTCATCGTAGGATTACTTTTAATGCAG cAAATGCCAGAGGAAGAGGCTTTTGCTGTGCTCGTAGCGTTAATGCAAGAGTATCGTTTACGAGACATGTTCAAACCAAGTATGGCTGAATTAGGTGTATGCATGTATCAGTTGGAACATTTAGTCGCTGATGCACATCCCGAACTTCATGCTCACTTTACGGCCCAAGGTTTTCATACGTCAATGTATGCATCTTCTTGGTTTCTTACGTTATTTACTACAGCGCTAAGCCTTCCTCTAGCGTGCCGCATTTTTGACGTTTTTCTATCGGAGGgaatggaaattatttttaaagttgcATTAGCGATGCTGCAATTAGGCAAAGAAGATTTGCTCAGTTTGGATATGGAGGGCATGTTGAaa TTTTTTCAAAAGCAATTACCTGGAAAGGCCGAAAAAGATCCTGACGGCCTCATGACACTCGCGTATGGAATGAAAATTAATCCGAAACGaatgaaaaaattagaaaaagattaCACCATTTTAAAAATGAAGGAGCAAGAAGAAATGGTCGAGCTACGTAGGCTCAGAGCTGAAAATAGATTGCTTAGACAGAGAACTGAACTTCTAGAAGCAGAATCTGCCGAATTAGCCGACAGATTAGTTAGAGGTCAAGTATCACGCGCTGAAGAAGAAGAGACCGCTTTTATAGCACAGAGAGAATTGGCAGCGCTTCGCCATTCGCATCTCGAGACAAGTCATCAGCTCGAACAAGCTCATGAGGAATTGAGATCGTTATCGATTCTTCTTGAAGAAAATGTAACATCTAGACAATCGTCGCTCGATGAAATATTAGTAAAGCAAGAAGCGTTATCGCAAAAGGAAGAAATGATACAATGTTTGCAAGAGGAATTAGTTAGAGTCAGATTACACGAGGCAGAAAACGATGCACTAATTAGAGAACTCAGAGGAAGAATACAAGAATTAGAGCAAGATAAGAAGACTTTGCGTGAATCAACACCGGACAATTCTGTTGCACATTTACAAGAGGAACTTATTGCAGTTAAGCTTAGAGAAGCAGAAgccaatttatctttaaag GATCTGCGGCAGAGAGTGATGGAGCTAAGTGCAACTTGGCAGAGGCATTTACAAGAGCATCGATCTGCTCAATCAGCGCCCGCTGCTGATTCAACGCCaaagaaattacttttttgGGAAAATAGGGGTCACGAGGTGCAAAAGTACGAAGAAGAATTAATGACAACTAGAATTCGTGAAATGGAAGCATTGACTGAAGTTAAAGAGTTACGACTTAAAGTTATGGAACTGGAAACTCAAGTGCAGGTAGCAACTAATCAGCTTCGAAGACAAGACGAAGGTGGGAAAGTACTTAAAGACGAATTAGAAACTGCGTTAGCACGGGAGAAGGATCTAGCTGCCAAACTTAGAGAACAACAACATAAATATTCTGATCTTGAATCGAAAATGAAAGATGAGACTATGATGGCTAGGATACGCGATGCTGAACACGCGCAGCAAGTGGCGGAACTTACGCAGAAAATATCTCTGCTCGAATTAAAG AATGAGGAGATGCATGCGGAAGGCGAGcttagaaataatttagacGACAGTGAAAAAGTGAGGGAGCTTCAAGATAAAGTTGCTGAATTAAAGGCTGAG GTCATGAGACTAGAGAGCTGGAAACAACGGTGGACGGGACTCGGCGGCCAAACCGTGCGAAGTTTTAGCGTCGATACTGAAAGCGAATTGGACGAGCGGGATCTCAGAATTTGCTTGCAGGATCATATCAATACGACCACGCCAAACTCACCCGAGGTATAA
- the Evi5 gene encoding ecotropic viral integration site 5 ortholog isoform X2, whose product MVLRGLLAPAAARWRRIKTAKRGQNAAWDSVNAPAGQLGLSRYGPQVMSVLCLCTSSIHQSTRNVTQTGKILPSPPSDTLCEQRTTPSQEIPTDELALLAKLEEANRLIESDAKSLNSLQSNHSRKGSDTSQVSVASGGSGDAAPRRHNPADGEENTWTLWGHIVADWEYHWKKRKEFVKELVRQGIPHHFRGIVWQLLSGAHDSPVKKQFAEYIKATSACERIIRRDIARTYPEHDFFKEKDGFGQESLFNVMKAYSLHDREVGYCQGSGFIVGLLLMQQMPEEEAFAVLVALMQEYRLRDMFKPSMAELGVCMYQLEHLVADAHPELHAHFTAQGFHTSMYASSWFLTLFTTALSLPLACRIFDVFLSEGMEIIFKVALAMLQLGKEDLLSLDMEGMLKFFQKQLPGKAEKDPDGLMTLAYGMKINPKRMKKLEKDYTILKMKEQEEMVELRRLRAENRLLRQRTELLEAESAELADRLVRGQVSRAEEEETAFIAQRELAALRHSHLETSHQLEQAHEELRSLSILLEENVTSRQSSLDEILVKQEALSQKEEMIQCLQEELVRVRLHEAENDALIRELRGRIQELEQDKKTLRESTPDNSVAHLQEELIAVKLREAEANLSLKDLRQRVMELSATWQRHLQEHRSAQSAPAADSTPKKLLFWENRGHEVQKYEEELMTTRIREMEALTEVKELRLKVMELETQVQVATNQLRRQDEGGKVLKDELETALAREKDLAAKLREQQHKYSDLESKMKDETMMARIRDAEHAQQVAELTQKISLLELKNEEMHAEGELRNNLDDSEKVRELQDKVAELKAEFPTPITSPETEPWRWLES is encoded by the exons ATGGTTCTTCGCGGGTTGTTGGCCCCTGCGGCAGCTCGTTGGAGGAGAATTAAAACCGCGAAGAG GGGCCAAAACGCTGCCTGGGATAGCGTAAACGCGCCTGCCGGCCAATTGGGATTGTCACGATATGGACCGCAGGTGATGAGCGTGCTGTGTTTATGCACCTCCAGCATCCACCAATCTACCCGTAACGTCACACAGACCGGCAAAATACTTCCGAGTCCGCCGTCAGACACTCTTTGCGAGCAGCGAACTACGCCCTCGCAGGAAATACCCACTGACGAGCTGGCTCTATTAGCTAAACTGGAAGAAGCCAATAG gcTGATTGAATCCGATGCAAAGTCACTGAATTCTCTCCAAAGCAATCACAGCAGGAAAGGTTCCGATACATCGCAGGTGTCTGTGGCGTCGGGGGGCAGCGGCGATGCTGCACCCCGACGCCACAACCCAGCTGATGGCGAAGAAAACACGTGGACTCTCTGGGGTCACATAGTAGCTGATTGGGAATATCAttggaaaaaacgaaaagaatttGTTAAGGAATTGGTTCGCCAAGGCATACCTCATCATTTCAG GGGCATTGTTTGGCAATTACTAAGCGGTGCCCATGATTCTCCAGTTAAGAAACAATTCGCCGAATATATTAAAGCAACATCAGCCTGTGAGAGAATAATTAGAAGGGACATCGCTAGGACATATCCCGaacacgatttttttaaagagaaggATGGTTTTGGTCAAGAAAGTTTGTTTAACGTTATGAAAGCGTACAGCTTACATGATCGCGAAGTAGGATACTGCCAAGGTTCAGGATTCATCGTAGGATTACTTTTAATGCAG cAAATGCCAGAGGAAGAGGCTTTTGCTGTGCTCGTAGCGTTAATGCAAGAGTATCGTTTACGAGACATGTTCAAACCAAGTATGGCTGAATTAGGTGTATGCATGTATCAGTTGGAACATTTAGTCGCTGATGCACATCCCGAACTTCATGCTCACTTTACGGCCCAAGGTTTTCATACGTCAATGTATGCATCTTCTTGGTTTCTTACGTTATTTACTACAGCGCTAAGCCTTCCTCTAGCGTGCCGCATTTTTGACGTTTTTCTATCGGAGGgaatggaaattatttttaaagttgcATTAGCGATGCTGCAATTAGGCAAAGAAGATTTGCTCAGTTTGGATATGGAGGGCATGTTGAaa TTTTTTCAAAAGCAATTACCTGGAAAGGCCGAAAAAGATCCTGACGGCCTCATGACACTCGCGTATGGAATGAAAATTAATCCGAAACGaatgaaaaaattagaaaaagattaCACCATTTTAAAAATGAAGGAGCAAGAAGAAATGGTCGAGCTACGTAGGCTCAGAGCTGAAAATAGATTGCTTAGACAGAGAACTGAACTTCTAGAAGCAGAATCTGCCGAATTAGCCGACAGATTAGTTAGAGGTCAAGTATCACGCGCTGAAGAAGAAGAGACCGCTTTTATAGCACAGAGAGAATTGGCAGCGCTTCGCCATTCGCATCTCGAGACAAGTCATCAGCTCGAACAAGCTCATGAGGAATTGAGATCGTTATCGATTCTTCTTGAAGAAAATGTAACATCTAGACAATCGTCGCTCGATGAAATATTAGTAAAGCAAGAAGCGTTATCGCAAAAGGAAGAAATGATACAATGTTTGCAAGAGGAATTAGTTAGAGTCAGATTACACGAGGCAGAAAACGATGCACTAATTAGAGAACTCAGAGGAAGAATACAAGAATTAGAGCAAGATAAGAAGACTTTGCGTGAATCAACACCGGACAATTCTGTTGCACATTTACAAGAGGAACTTATTGCAGTTAAGCTTAGAGAAGCAGAAgccaatttatctttaaag GATCTGCGGCAGAGAGTGATGGAGCTAAGTGCAACTTGGCAGAGGCATTTACAAGAGCATCGATCTGCTCAATCAGCGCCCGCTGCTGATTCAACGCCaaagaaattacttttttgGGAAAATAGGGGTCACGAGGTGCAAAAGTACGAAGAAGAATTAATGACAACTAGAATTCGTGAAATGGAAGCATTGACTGAAGTTAAAGAGTTACGACTTAAAGTTATGGAACTGGAAACTCAAGTGCAGGTAGCAACTAATCAGCTTCGAAGACAAGACGAAGGTGGGAAAGTACTTAAAGACGAATTAGAAACTGCGTTAGCACGGGAGAAGGATCTAGCTGCCAAACTTAGAGAACAACAACATAAATATTCTGATCTTGAATCGAAAATGAAAGATGAGACTATGATGGCTAGGATACGCGATGCTGAACACGCGCAGCAAGTGGCGGAACTTACGCAGAAAATATCTCTGCTCGAATTAAAG AATGAGGAGATGCATGCGGAAGGCGAGcttagaaataatttagacGACAGTGAAAAAGTGAGGGAGCTTCAAGATAAAGTTGCTGAATTAAAGGCTGAG TTCCCCACGCCAATCACCAGCCCGGAGACTGAGCCTTGGCGCTGGCTCGA GTCATGA
- the Evi5 gene encoding ecotropic viral integration site 5 ortholog isoform X5, protein MLNVNFVTHIGLEMMHSKMQNKTALLKMREKALIESDAKSLNSLQSNHSRKGSDTSQVSVASGGSGDAAPRRHNPADGEENTWTLWGHIVADWEYHWKKRKEFVKELVRQGIPHHFRGIVWQLLSGAHDSPVKKQFAEYIKATSACERIIRRDIARTYPEHDFFKEKDGFGQESLFNVMKAYSLHDREVGYCQGSGFIVGLLLMQQMPEEEAFAVLVALMQEYRLRDMFKPSMAELGVCMYQLEHLVADAHPELHAHFTAQGFHTSMYASSWFLTLFTTALSLPLACRIFDVFLSEGMEIIFKVALAMLQLGKEDLLSLDMEGMLKFFQKQLPGKAEKDPDGLMTLAYGMKINPKRMKKLEKDYTILKMKEQEEMVELRRLRAENRLLRQRTELLEAESAELADRLVRGQVSRAEEEETAFIAQRELAALRHSHLETSHQLEQAHEELRSLSILLEENVTSRQSSLDEILVKQEALSQKEEMIQCLQEELVRVRLHEAENDALIRELRGRIQELEQDKKTLRESTPDNSVAHLQEELIAVKLREAEANLSLKDLRQRVMELSATWQRHLQEHRSAQSAPAADSTPKKLLFWENRGHEVQKYEEELMTTRIREMEALTEVKELRLKVMELETQVQVATNQLRRQDEGGKVLKDELETALAREKDLAAKLREQQHKYSDLESKMKDETMMARIRDAEHAQQVAELTQKISLLELKNEEMHAEGELRNNLDDSEKVRELQDKVAELKAEVMRLESWKQRWTGLGGQTVRSFSVDTESELDERDLRICLQDHINTTTPNSPEV, encoded by the exons atgcTAAATGTTAATTTCGTTACACATATTGGCTTGGAAATGATGCACAGTAAAATGCAGAATAAGACTGCACTTTTAAAAATGAGGGAAAAAGC gcTGATTGAATCCGATGCAAAGTCACTGAATTCTCTCCAAAGCAATCACAGCAGGAAAGGTTCCGATACATCGCAGGTGTCTGTGGCGTCGGGGGGCAGCGGCGATGCTGCACCCCGACGCCACAACCCAGCTGATGGCGAAGAAAACACGTGGACTCTCTGGGGTCACATAGTAGCTGATTGGGAATATCAttggaaaaaacgaaaagaatttGTTAAGGAATTGGTTCGCCAAGGCATACCTCATCATTTCAG GGGCATTGTTTGGCAATTACTAAGCGGTGCCCATGATTCTCCAGTTAAGAAACAATTCGCCGAATATATTAAAGCAACATCAGCCTGTGAGAGAATAATTAGAAGGGACATCGCTAGGACATATCCCGaacacgatttttttaaagagaaggATGGTTTTGGTCAAGAAAGTTTGTTTAACGTTATGAAAGCGTACAGCTTACATGATCGCGAAGTAGGATACTGCCAAGGTTCAGGATTCATCGTAGGATTACTTTTAATGCAG cAAATGCCAGAGGAAGAGGCTTTTGCTGTGCTCGTAGCGTTAATGCAAGAGTATCGTTTACGAGACATGTTCAAACCAAGTATGGCTGAATTAGGTGTATGCATGTATCAGTTGGAACATTTAGTCGCTGATGCACATCCCGAACTTCATGCTCACTTTACGGCCCAAGGTTTTCATACGTCAATGTATGCATCTTCTTGGTTTCTTACGTTATTTACTACAGCGCTAAGCCTTCCTCTAGCGTGCCGCATTTTTGACGTTTTTCTATCGGAGGgaatggaaattatttttaaagttgcATTAGCGATGCTGCAATTAGGCAAAGAAGATTTGCTCAGTTTGGATATGGAGGGCATGTTGAaa TTTTTTCAAAAGCAATTACCTGGAAAGGCCGAAAAAGATCCTGACGGCCTCATGACACTCGCGTATGGAATGAAAATTAATCCGAAACGaatgaaaaaattagaaaaagattaCACCATTTTAAAAATGAAGGAGCAAGAAGAAATGGTCGAGCTACGTAGGCTCAGAGCTGAAAATAGATTGCTTAGACAGAGAACTGAACTTCTAGAAGCAGAATCTGCCGAATTAGCCGACAGATTAGTTAGAGGTCAAGTATCACGCGCTGAAGAAGAAGAGACCGCTTTTATAGCACAGAGAGAATTGGCAGCGCTTCGCCATTCGCATCTCGAGACAAGTCATCAGCTCGAACAAGCTCATGAGGAATTGAGATCGTTATCGATTCTTCTTGAAGAAAATGTAACATCTAGACAATCGTCGCTCGATGAAATATTAGTAAAGCAAGAAGCGTTATCGCAAAAGGAAGAAATGATACAATGTTTGCAAGAGGAATTAGTTAGAGTCAGATTACACGAGGCAGAAAACGATGCACTAATTAGAGAACTCAGAGGAAGAATACAAGAATTAGAGCAAGATAAGAAGACTTTGCGTGAATCAACACCGGACAATTCTGTTGCACATTTACAAGAGGAACTTATTGCAGTTAAGCTTAGAGAAGCAGAAgccaatttatctttaaag GATCTGCGGCAGAGAGTGATGGAGCTAAGTGCAACTTGGCAGAGGCATTTACAAGAGCATCGATCTGCTCAATCAGCGCCCGCTGCTGATTCAACGCCaaagaaattacttttttgGGAAAATAGGGGTCACGAGGTGCAAAAGTACGAAGAAGAATTAATGACAACTAGAATTCGTGAAATGGAAGCATTGACTGAAGTTAAAGAGTTACGACTTAAAGTTATGGAACTGGAAACTCAAGTGCAGGTAGCAACTAATCAGCTTCGAAGACAAGACGAAGGTGGGAAAGTACTTAAAGACGAATTAGAAACTGCGTTAGCACGGGAGAAGGATCTAGCTGCCAAACTTAGAGAACAACAACATAAATATTCTGATCTTGAATCGAAAATGAAAGATGAGACTATGATGGCTAGGATACGCGATGCTGAACACGCGCAGCAAGTGGCGGAACTTACGCAGAAAATATCTCTGCTCGAATTAAAG AATGAGGAGATGCATGCGGAAGGCGAGcttagaaataatttagacGACAGTGAAAAAGTGAGGGAGCTTCAAGATAAAGTTGCTGAATTAAAGGCTGAG GTCATGAGACTAGAGAGCTGGAAACAACGGTGGACGGGACTCGGCGGCCAAACCGTGCGAAGTTTTAGCGTCGATACTGAAAGCGAATTGGACGAGCGGGATCTCAGAATTTGCTTGCAGGATCATATCAATACGACCACGCCAAACTCACCCGAGGTATAA